A genomic stretch from Bacillaceae bacterium S4-13-56 includes:
- a CDS encoding EAL domain-containing protein has product MSKYNSNQESFPETKLLQDINLQQIVELIPTAVIIFMRENWEIVYLNPAAIELLGGGEKDEFIGHQILSYIHPDEQLFIQKRVLSLDNGITNPKKKIRMVQKGLQLRYVESTSKLLTFHGQPCILSVSADITEKKLVEDALMESESRFRSLFENNANAVFSLDLEGNFTSVNTIAEQMAGYTEAELLTMNISDIFYPDDLPQIYKNMIKVSKGIPVNYETKIFHKNGHLIHIGITVVPIKVNNKIVGQYGIALDITLKVIREQKIKESEERYQELALHDPLTGLPNRRKFVDQAEQLLEKYKKKKKSISFLFIDLDRFKLVNDTMGHETGDLLLKMVATRLEGCIQKEDLICRVGGDEFIIGLPNYTMEETSKIAQLILDTIGRPFNINIHELFITPSIGISIFPKDGRLVSSLLKEADTAMYRAKELGKNNFQYFSKDMDVKNEKKLLLQNGIWSACEKQEFFLEYQPKIDLRTGKIFGLEALIRWRHPELGDLPPADFIPISEETGAIIEIGEWVIREACTQLKTWHDQGYKNLDISVNLSARQFISPKLAQRIRMILEEIHLSPEFLDLEITESMAMFNLEQSIRTMEELQAMGIKLSLDDFGTGYSSLNYLKRFPVDTLKIDRSFLQEVSKDNDEMIIEAIVYVSHSLGMSVVFEGIETEKQLHLIQELKGDIGQGYLYSKPLTKDKIITFIKNYY; this is encoded by the coding sequence ATGTCGAAATATAATAGCAACCAAGAATCATTTCCCGAAACTAAATTACTACAAGACATTAACCTTCAACAAATAGTTGAACTCATTCCAACTGCTGTTATTATTTTCATGCGGGAAAATTGGGAAATTGTCTATTTAAATCCTGCTGCCATTGAATTACTTGGCGGAGGAGAAAAAGATGAATTCATAGGTCATCAGATACTCTCCTATATTCATCCCGATGAGCAGCTCTTTATTCAGAAAAGAGTCTTAAGTCTGGACAATGGTATTACCAATCCTAAAAAAAAGATCCGCATGGTTCAAAAGGGTCTCCAATTAAGGTATGTTGAGTCCACCAGTAAACTATTAACCTTCCATGGTCAACCATGTATTTTATCGGTAAGTGCGGATATCACAGAGAAAAAACTAGTAGAGGATGCTTTAATGGAAAGTGAATCTCGTTTTCGTTCTTTGTTTGAGAATAACGCAAATGCTGTTTTTTCCCTTGATCTAGAAGGGAATTTTACAAGTGTAAATACTATTGCAGAACAAATGGCAGGATATACCGAAGCAGAATTATTAACCATGAATATTAGTGATATCTTCTATCCTGATGACCTTCCTCAAATCTATAAAAATATGATTAAAGTTAGCAAAGGTATTCCAGTAAATTATGAAACGAAAATTTTTCATAAAAATGGACATTTAATACATATTGGAATTACCGTAGTCCCAATCAAGGTTAATAACAAGATCGTTGGACAATATGGCATTGCACTTGATATCACACTAAAAGTTATCCGCGAGCAAAAAATAAAGGAAAGTGAAGAGCGCTATCAAGAATTAGCTCTTCATGATCCTTTAACTGGACTTCCTAATCGCAGGAAATTTGTGGACCAAGCGGAGCAACTGTTGGAAAAATATAAAAAGAAAAAAAAGTCCATATCCTTTCTATTCATTGACCTTGATCGTTTTAAGTTAGTAAATGATACCATGGGGCATGAAACTGGTGATCTTTTACTCAAAATGGTTGCCACTAGACTAGAAGGTTGTATCCAAAAGGAAGATTTAATCTGCAGGGTTGGTGGGGATGAATTCATTATTGGATTACCGAATTATACAATGGAAGAAACTTCAAAAATCGCCCAACTCATTTTGGATACCATAGGTAGACCTTTTAATATAAATATTCACGAACTTTTTATAACACCGAGTATCGGCATAAGTATATTTCCCAAAGATGGTAGGCTTGTATCTAGTTTATTAAAAGAAGCAGATACTGCGATGTATCGTGCCAAAGAATTAGGAAAAAATAATTTTCAATATTTTTCAAAGGACATGGATGTAAAAAATGAGAAAAAGTTGCTTTTACAGAACGGGATTTGGTCTGCTTGTGAAAAACAAGAATTTTTTCTAGAATACCAACCCAAAATAGACTTACGAACTGGGAAAATATTTGGGTTAGAAGCTTTGATTAGGTGGAGACATCCTGAACTTGGAGATCTACCACCTGCCGATTTCATACCGATTTCAGAAGAAACGGGGGCGATAATTGAAATTGGAGAATGGGTTATACGGGAAGCATGTACTCAACTGAAAACTTGGCATGACCAGGGTTATAAGAATTTGGACATATCCGTAAACCTATCGGCTCGACAATTTATTTCACCTAAACTTGCACAAAGAATAAGAATGATTCTAGAAGAGATCCATTTATCCCCGGAATTCCTAGATTTGGAGATTACTGAAAGTATGGCGATGTTTAACTTAGAACAATCTATTAGAACTATGGAAGAACTTCAAGCCATGGGGATCAAACTATCCCTTGATGACTTTGGGACAGGCTATTCCTCATTAAATTATTTAAAACGTTTCCCTGTAGATACATTAAAAATCGATCGCTCCTTCCTTCAAGAGGTTTCTAAGGATAACGACGAAATGATCATTGAAGCAATTGTCTACGTCTCTCATTCCTTAGGGATGTCCGTTGTATTTGAAGGAATTGAAACAGAAAAACAACTTCATCTTATACAAGAACTAAAAGGAGATATTGGACAGGGCTATTTATATAGCAAACCGCTTACCAAAGACAAAATCATCACTTTTATAAAAAATTATTATTAA